GTCGGTGACGAAGAACTCATCGAAGCACAGCACCCGAACGTCGCCGGCCAGTTCCCGGGCAATGCTCGCCAGCGGCTGGGCCGTGCCGGTCAGTTCGAACATGCGCTTGTGCACCCAGCGCATGAAGTGATGAAAGTGCTGGCGCCGCGACGGCACCTGCAGGCTTGGCACCTGCAGGCTTTCATGGAAGCGGTCCATCAGCCAGGTTTTGCCCCGCCCCACCGGCCCCCACAGGTAAATGCCGCGGGGCCGGGCCTTGCCCGCCGCCAGCGCCTGCCAGCAGGCCTGCAACTGCTCGGCCGCCTCGCGTTGCGAAGCGTCGGGCAGAAAGCCCCGCTCCAAGGCATGTTCGTAGGCTTGTAAAGGCGACAGACCGGGCATGTTTACGCTCCTTGTTCTAATGCTGGACGCCGACTCGCCTTAGCAGGCTGCGGCAGCGCTCGGAAAGGTGCACCACACGCAGGTGCTTGCCAGCCTTCTCGTAGCGCTCGCGCAGGGTCTTGAGCGCGGCGATGGCCGAATAGTCGACGAAACTCAGGTGCTGGCAGTCCAGCACGACCAGGGCCGGGTCAGCCTGCGGGTCGAACTGTTCGAGAAAACGCGTGGTGGAGGCGAAGAACAGCGTGCCGCGCACCTGGTAGACCTTGCTGCCATCGGCGGCCTCGTGGGCATCGGTGTACAGCTCGCGGGCATGCTTCCAGGCGAAATCCAGGGCCGCGACTATGACCCCGAAGAGCACCGCCATGGCCAGGTCGGTGAGCACCGTCACCACGGTTACCGCGACGATGGCCAGCATGTCGCTGGTCGGCACCTTGCGCAGAATACGCAGCGAAGCCCAGGCAAAGGTCTGCTGGGCCACCACGAACATCACCCCGACCAGTGCCGCCAGCGGAATACGCTCGATCAGCGGCGAGAGAAACAGCACGAATATCAGCACCATCAGCCCGGCCACCACGCCGGACAACCGGCCACGGCCACCGGAACTGAGGTTGATCACCGTCTGGCCGATCATCGCGCAGCCACCCATGCCGCCGAATACACCAGAGACCATGTTGGCCGCGCCCAAGGCCACGCACTCGCGGTCCGGGTAGCCACGGCTCTCGGTGATCTCGTCGGTGAGGTTGAGGGTCAGCAGCGTCTCCAGCAGCCCGACCATGGCCATCACCAGCGCGTAGGGCGCGACGATGTACAGGGTGTGCAGATTCCACGGCACTTGCGGCCAGCTGAAGCTCGGCAGGCCACCGGCGATGTGCGCCATGTCGCCCAGGGTGCGGGTCGGCAGGTCAAGCAGGTACACCGCCAGCCCGACGCCGAGGATCGCCACCAGCGCCGGCGGTGCAGCGCGGGTCAGACGCGGCAGCAGGTAGACGATGGCCATGGTCAGCGCCACCAGGCCGAGCATGATGTACAGCGGCGTGCCGCCAAGCCAGGCGCCGTCGTGCTGGAAGTGCTCCAGCTGGGCCATGGCGATGACGATGGCCAGGCCGTTGACGAAGCCCAGCATCACCGGGTACGGCACCAGGCGCACCAGCTTGCCCAGGCGCAGCACACCGAACAGCACCATCAGCAGCCCACTGAGCAGCACCGTGGCCAGCAGGTACTGCACGCCGTGCTCGACCACCAGGGCGACGATCACCACCGCCATGGAACCGGCGGCGCCGGACACCATGCCCGGACGGCCGCCGAACAGGGCGGTCAGGGTGCAGATCATGAACGCGCCATACAGTCCCATCAGCGGGTTGAGGTGCGCCACCAGGGCGAAGGCGATGCACTCGGGCACCAGGGCGAAAGCAGTGGTCAGGCCGGCCAGGACGTCGGCGCGGAGGTGGCGGGATTTGATCAAAACACGGGCCTTGAGGCGGGTAAAAGGCTGGCATGTTACGCAAAGGCGCCGGATGCGAACAGACACACGCAGTAACAATGGTCCATCATAGGTGGGTCTTGGTAGACGAATGTCTGCTGAGTGCTGCACCGCACCACTTAGTTTTGAAGGGTTTCGACCCCTACAGAGGAACCGCAATGCACAGGACGATTTACCTGGCCCTGGCCGCCTGCACCAGCCTGGCCGCCACTCCGGCATGGAGCCTGGACGCCCCCGCTGCCCCGGCAGCTTCCCCCATCGGCCGCGACCGCGCCGCCATCGACCATGCACGGGTGCAACGTACCCAGCAAGACCGTGTGATCCAGAACGCCGCCCGCGAGGTGATGCGCAAGCAAGGCATTGCCGGCATGGCCATCGCCGTCACCGACCACGGCACCGAACGCTTCTACAGCTTTGGCGTAGCCGACAAGACCAGCCGGCAGCCGGTGAGCAACGACACCCTGTTCGAGCTGGGCTCGATCAGCAAGACCTTCACCGCCACCCTGGCCACCCTGGCCCAGGAACAAGGCAAGCTCAACCTGGCGGATGATATCGGCACCGCCCTGCCAGCCCTGGAAGGCAGCCGCCTGGGCAAGATCCCCATGCTGCACCTCGCCACTCACACCGTCGGCGGTTTTCCCCTGCAGGTACCGGATGCCGTACAGGACGACCGGCAACTGATGGATTACTTCAGGAACTGGCAACCGCAGTACCTGCCCGGCACCCACCGTAGCTACGCCAACCCGAGCATCGGCCTGCTGGGCGTGATCGCCGCCCGTGCCCTTGGCCAGCCGTTCGAACAAGCCATGCAACAGGGCTTGCTGCCTGACCTGAAGCTATCGGCGACGTTCGTCAGCGTGCCGCAGGACGCTCAGGGGCTTTACGCCCAGGGCTACGACCGCGAGAACACGCCGGTGCGGGTCAACCCCGGCGTGCTTGCCGATGAAGCCTATGGGATCAAGTCCAGCAGCCGCGACCTGATCCGCTTCGTCGAGGCGAACATCCAGGCCAGCCAGGCGCAAACGCCCCTGCAGCGTGCGTTGCTGGCCGCACAGACCGGGCATTTCACCTTTGGCCACACCACCCAGGCGCTGGCCTGGGAAAGCTACCCCGCCCCGGTCAGGCTCGACACCCTGCTGGCCGGCAATGCCAACGAAATGGCCCTCAAGACCCAGCCTGCCCAGGAACTGAAACCACCGCGTGCGCCAGCGCCTGGCACCTGGATCAACAAGACCGGCTCCACCAATGGCTTCGGCGGCTATGTGGCGTTCATCCCGGACCGCCAGCTGGGTGTGGTGATCCTCGCCAACCGCAATTACCCCAACGCCGAGCGGGTGCGCCTGGCCTACCGCATCCTCAAAGCCATAGACCCGTCGTTCAATCGCTAAGCACTTCGGGCTTTGCCCGATGCTGACCCAGCTCGACGCTGGCAAGCCTTGGCGGTGCATCCCGCCAGGGCCTGCCGATGAGCTGAACCTGAACTGAACAGCCCGGCGGTTTTGCGAAAAACAACTATCCCCATTCGGGAATGACTATCATTATGTTGCGCATTGTTACAGCCGCAACAGGTTGAAACACTTCACCCGCCCGTCGTCATTCCTGGTGAAAAATGCTCGTTCCTTTCCTGATCATGCTGCGTGAAGGCATCGAAGCCGCGCTCATCGTCGGCATCATTGCTTCCTATCTGAAACAGACCGGCCGCGGCGCCTGGATGCCAGCGGTGTGGGTTGGCGTGTTCCTCGCGGCGGCCCTG
The Pseudomonas sp. DTU_2021_1001937_2_SI_NGA_ILE_001 DNA segment above includes these coding regions:
- a CDS encoding SulP family inorganic anion transporter yields the protein MKSRHLRADVLAGLTTAFALVPECIAFALVAHLNPLMGLYGAFMICTLTALFGGRPGMVSGAAGSMAVVIVALVVEHGVQYLLATVLLSGLLMVLFGVLRLGKLVRLVPYPVMLGFVNGLAIVIAMAQLEHFQHDGAWLGGTPLYIMLGLVALTMAIVYLLPRLTRAAPPALVAILGVGLAVYLLDLPTRTLGDMAHIAGGLPSFSWPQVPWNLHTLYIVAPYALVMAMVGLLETLLTLNLTDEITESRGYPDRECVALGAANMVSGVFGGMGGCAMIGQTVINLSSGGRGRLSGVVAGLMVLIFVLFLSPLIERIPLAALVGVMFVVAQQTFAWASLRILRKVPTSDMLAIVAVTVVTVLTDLAMAVLFGVIVAALDFAWKHARELYTDAHEAADGSKVYQVRGTLFFASTTRFLEQFDPQADPALVVLDCQHLSFVDYSAIAALKTLRERYEKAGKHLRVVHLSERCRSLLRRVGVQH
- the ampC gene encoding class C beta-lactamase — protein: MHRTIYLALAACTSLAATPAWSLDAPAAPAASPIGRDRAAIDHARVQRTQQDRVIQNAAREVMRKQGIAGMAIAVTDHGTERFYSFGVADKTSRQPVSNDTLFELGSISKTFTATLATLAQEQGKLNLADDIGTALPALEGSRLGKIPMLHLATHTVGGFPLQVPDAVQDDRQLMDYFRNWQPQYLPGTHRSYANPSIGLLGVIAARALGQPFEQAMQQGLLPDLKLSATFVSVPQDAQGLYAQGYDRENTPVRVNPGVLADEAYGIKSSSRDLIRFVEANIQASQAQTPLQRALLAAQTGHFTFGHTTQALAWESYPAPVRLDTLLAGNANEMALKTQPAQELKPPRAPAPGTWINKTGSTNGFGGYVAFIPDRQLGVVILANRNYPNAERVRLAYRILKAIDPSFNR